From Salvia splendens isolate huo1 unplaced genomic scaffold, SspV2 ctg444, whole genome shotgun sequence, one genomic window encodes:
- the LOC121790225 gene encoding berberine bridge enzyme-like 18 codes for MKPSTTLSFILVLLATISCSQASCCANNFLQCLSQKFNYSSISNNIYTPINSSYTSILKITIQNPRFDTNSTSKPLAIITPEHESQIPPLILCAKRSGVQTRTRSGGHDFEGLSYQSEVPFVIIDLINFSDVLVDVDRKTACVGSGATIGSLYYSIAAKSPVLGFPAGTCPNVGIGGHFSGGGYGAMMRKHGLAADHVVDARIVNANGRILDRKSMGEDLFWAIRGGGGASFGVITAWKVQLVDVPKTVTVFGVGRTLEQNVTQIVHRWQHVAPELDKDLFIGVSLLTANSTQSGTKLTVVANFASLFLGRIDRLLPLMKEKFPELGLTREDCSEVSWIQAMVFISGLPVETPPEVLLNRTDPATRIPFKGKSNYVQQPIPESGLEGLWRRFFEEEGANAAFALNPYGGRMAEISESAIPFPHRAGNLYKLLQVVFWREDENEDSDRYIKWNRRVERYLTPYVSRNPRAAYFNYIDLDLGVNSVVGETSYEQASVWGKRYFKNNFDRLVRIKSVIDPENFFRNEQSIPSLH; via the coding sequence ATGAAACCTTCAACCACTCTCTCTTTCATTTTGGTTCTTCTTGCCACCATTTCTTGCTCACAAGCATCATGTTGTGCCAACAATTTTCTTCAATGCCTGTCCCAAAAATTCAACTACTCTTCCATTTCCAACAACATCTACACTCCAATCAACTCTTCATACACATCCATCTTAAAAATAACCATCCAAAATCCAAGATTTGACACAAATTCAACCTCAAAACCGCTCGCAATCATCACTCCCGAACACGAATCCCAGATCCCGCCACTAATCCTCTGCGCCAAACGCAGCGGCGTCCAGACCAGAACCCGAAGCGGTGGTCATGACTTCGAGGGCCTGTCCTATCAATCCGAAGTCCCGTTTGTCATAATTGATTTGATCAATTTCAGTGACGTTTTGGTTGACGTTGACCGCAAGACTGCCTGCGTCGGATCTGGCGCAACCATCGGTTCTTTATATTACTCGATCGCAGCGAAAAGCCCCGTCCTGGGCTTTCCAGCTGGCACTTGTCCCAACGTCGGCATCGGTGGGCACTTCAGCGGCGGAGGCTACGGCGCAATGATGCGGAAACATGGCCTCGCGGCCGATCACGTGGTCGACGCCAGAATAGTCAACGCCAACGGCAGAATCCTGGACAGAAAGTCAATGGGCGAGGATCTGTTTTGGGCAATCAGAGGCGGCGGTGGGGCCAGCTTCGGCGTGATTACTGCCTGGAAGGTACAACTGGTGGATGTTCCAAAAACAGTCACTGTTTTTGGAGTCGGCAGAACTTTGGAACAGAACGTGACTCAGATCGTTCATCGCTGGCAACACGTGGCTCCTGAGCTAGACAAAGATTTGTTCATCGGAGTCTCGTTATTAACTGCAAACTCAACTCAATCCGGCACGAAATTGACTGTTGTAGCTAATTTTGCCTCGTTGTTTCTCGGTCGGATCGACAGACTGCTTCCGTTGATGAAGGAGAAGTTCCCGGAGTTAGGGCTAACGAGAGAAGACTGCTCGGAAGTGAGCTGGATACAAGCAATGGTGTTTATAAGTGGTTTGCCCGTCGAAACACCGCCGGAGGTTTTACTCAACCGAACCGATCCCGCGACAAGAATTCCCTTCAAGGGGAAATCGAACTACGTGCAACAACCGATTCCTGAATCCGGGCTCGAAGGCTTGTGGAGGCGTTTCTTCGAAGAGGAAGGCGCGAATGCAGCGTTCGCGTTGAATCCTTACGGTGGAAGAATGGCAGAGATCTCAGAATCCGCCATTCCGTTTCCCCATAGGGCGGGAAACCTGTACAAGTTGTTGCAGGTGGTTTTCTGGAGAGAAGACGAGAACGAAGATTCGGACAGGTATATAAAGTGGAATCGAAGGGTTGAGAGATACTTGACTCCTTATGTTTCGAGGAATCCGAGGGCAGCGTATTTCAACTACATAGATCTTGACCTTGGAGTGAACAGTGTTGTTGGCGAGACGAGTTATGAGCAAGCTAGCGTTTGGGGTAAAAGATATTTCAAGAATAATTTTGATCGTCTTGTTCGGATTAAGAGTGTGATTGATCCCGAGAATTTCTTCAGGAACGAACAGAGTATTCCGTCGTTGCACTAA
- the LOC121790232 gene encoding berberine bridge enzyme-like 18 produces the protein MEILPIILCAKRSGVQTRTRSGGHDFEGLSYQSQVPFVVIDLINFSEVTVDVERKTAWVGVGATVGSLYYAIAPKSPVLGFPVGICPTIGIGGHFSGGGYGAMLRKHGVAADHLVDAIIVNANGRILDRKSMGEDLFWAITGGGGASFGMITAWKVQLVDVPEIVTVFRVSRTMEQNATQIIHRWQYVASEVDKDLFIRIILSTTNSTQSSEELTIDASFYSLFLGRINRLLPLMKEKLPELGLVR, from the exons ATGGAG ATCCTGCCTATAATCCTCTGCGCCAAACGCAGCGGCGTGCAGACGAGAACTCGAAGCGGCGGCCATGACTTCGAGGGTCTGTCTTATCAGTCCCAAGTCCCGTTCGTCGTCATTGATTTGATCAATTTCAGTGAAGTAACGGTTGATGTCGAGCGCAAGACCGCCTGGGTTGGAGTTGGCGCAACCGTCGGCTCTTTGTATTATGCAATTGCCCCGAAAAGCCCGGTTCTGGGCTTTCCAGTTGGCATTTGCCCTACCATTGGCATCGGCGGGCACTTCAGCGGCGGAGGCTACGGCGCCATGTTAAGAAAACATGGCGTCGCAGCCGATCACTTGGTTGATGCCATAATAGTCAACGCTAACGGCAGAATCCTGGACAGAAAATCAATGGGCGAGGATCTGTTCTGGGCGATCACAGGCGGCGGAGGCGCCAGTTTTGGCATGATTACGGCTTGGAAGGTACAACTGGTGGATGTTCCAGAAATAGTCACTGTTTTCAGAGTGAGCAGAACGATGGAACAGAACGCGACTCAGATCATTCACCGCTGGCAATATGTAGCCTCTGAAGTCGACAAAGATTTGTTCATCAGGATCATTTTGTCCACAACAAACTCGACTCAATCGAGTGAGGAGTTGACGATCGATGCTTCTTTTTACTCGTTGTTTCTTGGCCGGATCAACAGATTGCTACCGTTGATGAAAGAGAAGTTGCCCGAGTTAGGGTTAGTGAGATAA
- the LOC121790233 gene encoding cannabidiolic acid synthase-like 2 — MEGLSYVSQVPFVIIDLINLSEVTVDIDAKTAGLKRAPPTGGHYSAGGYGAMLRKYGLAGDNVIDARIINANGTILDRASMGEDLFWASQAAEVAVSA; from the exons ATGGAGGGACTGTCCTATGTCTCACAAGTCCCATTCGTGATAATTGATTTGATCAATCTCAGCGAAGTCACGGTCGACATTGACGCGAAAACGGCTGGATTGAAGCGGGCGCCACCCACCG GCGGGCACTACAGTGCAGGAGGCTACGGCGCAATGCTGAGAAAATACGGACTAGCAGGAGATAACGTTATTGATGCAAGAATAATCAACGCGAACGGAACAATTCTTGACCGGGCATCAATGGGCGAGGATTTGTTCTGGGCATCACAGGCGGCGGAGGTGGCAGTTTCGGCGTGA